ACCCGGCGGGCCGAGCGCAGGTCGGCGTAGTGCTCGGCGAAGAAGCCGTCCCAGACGTCGTCCTGGGTGTAGGCGGCCGGCAGCGCGTGGCCGGCGCCGGTGAGCACCGCGTCGGTCATCGCGCGGGGACCAGGCGGGAGATCACCCGGTCGACGGTACGTGCGCAGCCGGGGCCGCGCCGGGTCGCTTGCGGCCGTAGCCGGCGAAGAGGATCCCGGTCCACCGCATCTGCCGCATCTCCACCACCGCCGCCCGGCCCCGCTTCCACGCGACCAGCCCTCGCACCGAGGGCCGCAGCCCGACCAGCCGGAGCTCCAGGCCCAGCCGGTCGGCGGCGGCCAGCAGCCGCCGCCGGTCGACGAACAACGCCGGGTCGTGGATGCCGGGGGGCGGCCCGCCGGGGATGCGCTCACCGATGCCGACCGCGACCGGACCGGCCAGCCGGGAGTCGGCGATCGCGTCGATGACCAGCACCCCGCCCGGTCGCAGCAACCGGGCGCACTCACCCAGCACCGTGACGTCGTCGGCCACGTGCTCGAGCACCTCGCCGCACACCACGACGTCGGCGCACCCGTCGGCCAGCGGCACCTCGAGCACCGAGCCGCGGACGGCGGAGACCCCGTGCTCACGGGCCGTCGCGAGCCCGGCGGCGCCGATGTCCACGCCCACGTGCCGGTAGCCCAGCCGCCGCACGTGCGGGGCCATCAGCCCACCGCCACAGGCCAGGTCGACCAGGACGGCGTCGGGGTGCCCGGCCGGGGGCACGTGGTGGGCCCGCGAGGCGGCCAGCCAGTGCAGCATCGCGAACCCGCCGGCGGGCTGCCACCAGGTGTCGGCGAGCTCGTCGTACTGGGCGGGGTCGTTGCGGGCCAGCGGCACGTCCACGACGCTACGGCCCCGCGGGCAGTACGCCCTGTTGCGGAACGCAGTGCTCCGGAACCCCCAGGAGCCCCAACCGCCCCACGAACGGGTGTCGTTCGTCGTGGCGCACGTGAGATGTGGCCCACGTCGGTCATCGTGGGCGCGATCCGCCGAACCGATCGGCGCCGAGGCCCGCTGGAGGGTCCCCCGTGAACACAAACCGACGAGGTCTGCTGCTGTCGGGCCGCAGGTCCTGCCAAGCCGCGGCCCTCACCCTGGGCGCCCTCGCGTTGGGTGGCGTCTGCGCGCCCGCCGCACTGGCCATGCAGGGCACCACCGATGCCGCCGTGCCGGCCGTCCCCGCGGACGCCTCCGCCCCGCGGATCCTGACCGGCTCCC
This sequence is a window from Geodermatophilaceae bacterium NBWT11. Protein-coding genes within it:
- a CDS encoding methyltransferase domain-containing protein, with the translated sequence MLHWLAASRAHHVPPAGHPDAVLVDLACGGGLMAPHVRRLGYRHVGVDIGAAGLATAREHGVSAVRGSVLEVPLADGCADVVVCGEVLEHVADDVTVLGECARLLRPGGVLVIDAIADSRLAGPVAVGIGERIPGGPPPGIHDPALFVDRRRLLAAADRLGLELRLVGLRPSVRGLVAWKRGRAAVVEMRQMRWTGILFAGYGRKRPGAAPAAHVPSTG